CGGCTTCGGACGGTCCTGGCCGACCCGCAGGTGCCGCGCGCCACGAAGAGGGCCTGTGCGTGGAGCGCGCTCGCCCTGAGCGTGCGCGTGGGAGCCAGGCAGCGGGAGCAGCAGGAGCGCCAGGCCCGGCGGCTGCAGAGCCAAGTGGAGGAGCGCGAGACGGCTGCCTGGGCCCTGGCCTCCGAGCTGCAGCGGCTGCGCGGGGAGCGCGAGTCGGCGGTCGCACAGCTGCGCTCCACACAGGCTGCGCTGCGGCAGACTCTGGTCGAGTGTGACGCGCTTCGCGGGCGGCTGCTCCAGGTGGAGAGGGCCTCCCGGGTCGTGCCGCTGGCCCGCGAGAGAGTGCCTGGGCCTCCGGCCGAGCAACTTGGGGCCATAGCATGGCCCCGGAATGCAGATGTGGTGGCCAGGGGGCTGCGCAGCAGGCTGTATTTTGAGGCCCGGGTGCCGGCCCCGGTGGCTGTTCTCTACGTGCCGGGACCCCCGAGTCCCTGGGCTCAGGCCGTACAGCCCGCTCTGCCAGTGCCCGTGCGGTACTTGCTTCCGTTCCGTGCCCCGTTCCCCGTGGGATTCCCCGTCTCGCCACCTCTGCCGCCAGTAGTAGTCATGGATGCAGAAGCTGCAGTAGTTCCACATCAGATGCCTCCTCTGGGGATCGGGCCACCTGGTCCACGTGCTGCAGTGGGCTACCAAGAGGGGATGGTCCCACGGTGGGACCAGAGGAGCTGCAGCCAGGCGGAAGGTCCTGCGATCCTCCAGAGTGCAGTCCCCCTGAGGGACGTCAGAAGCCTTAGCCAAGAAGGTCCGCAGTGGCCTCAGGGGATGGTTCCTGTCAGAGATAGctggagccagagccagagccaggaaGAAGATCCAGAGAACACTCAAGAAGTGGTCCCCCTTGGGGATAGCTGGAGCCACAGCCAGCAAGAAGATCCCGAGAGAGCCCAGGGGACGGTTCCTGTCGGGGAGAGCAGGAGCCACAACCAGGAGGAAGGTCCAGAGAGGGCCCAGGGGGTGGTTCCTGCTGGGGACAGCCGGAGCCAGAGCCAGGAAGAAGGTCTGGGGTGGGCCAAAGGAATGGCCACCCTTGGGGATGGCTGGCGCCAGAGCCAGGAAGACCGTGCAAAGAGGGCCTGGGGGATGGTTCCCGTCGGGGAGAGCTGGAGCCACAGCCAGCAAGAAGATCAAGAGGTGCTCCAGGGGGTGGTCCCCCTTGGGGAGAGCTGGACCCAGAGTCAGCGAGAAGGTCCAGAGAACCCCCAAGGAATGGTCACCCTTTGGGGTAGCTGGAGCCAGAGCCGGGAAGAAGGTCCAGGGTGGGCCCAAGGAATGGTTCCTGTTGGGGATAGCTGGAGCCACAGCCAAGAAGAAGATCGAGAGATGCCCCAGGGGGTGGTACTTCTTAGGGATAGTTGGAGCCTCAGCCAGGAGGATGATCTAGGCAGGCCTCAGGGGATGGTCTCCTTTGGGGATAGCTGGAGCCAGAGCCGGAAAGAGGGTTCGGAGAGGCCTTGGGGGGTGGTACTCCTTAAAGATAACCAGGGCCAGAGCCAGGAAGAAGGTCCAGAGAATCCTCAGGAGATGGTTCCCTTTGGGGATAGTTGGAGTCTCAGCCAGGAAGAAGGGCCAGCAAAGGCCCAGGGGATGGTCCCCTTTGGGGGTAGCTGGGGCCTCAGCCAGGAAGAAGGTTCGGGGCGATCCCAGGAGATGGTTACCTTTGGTGCCAGCAAGATGAATAGCCGGGAAGAAGATCCAGAGAGGCCCCGGGAGATGGTACCTCTGGGGGCCAGTGGGAGACACAACCAGGAAGAAGATCCAAAGAGGCCTCAGGTGATGGTGCCCCTGGGGGCCAGTAGGGACCACAGCCAGGAAGAAGGTCCAAAAAGACCCCAAGGGATGGCCCCCCTTGTTGCCAGCAGAAGCAGTAGCCACGAAGAAGAtccagagaggcctcaggagatgCTCTCCTTGGGGGCCAGCGGGAACTACAGCCAAGTAGAAGGTCCAAGAAGACCCCAGGGGACGGGGGACAGAAGACGCCATAGCCAGGAAGAAAGTCCAAAGAGGTACCCCCCGGGGTTTAGGAGGAGCCACAGCCTGGAAGAAGGTCTACAGaggccccaggcgcccccccagggGGACAGCCGGAGCTGTGGTGTGAGGGAAAGCCCAATGAAACAGCAGCCTCAGGGGCAGAAGGCCAAGcaaccaaaagggaaaaaagctcTGGGTCTCCTGCACCAGGAGAAGTCTGCCTCAGGCTGCGGCCCAGAGAGTTGGGAGTGCCCACGGTGTAAAGCCATGAATTTTTCATGGCGCAAGGCCTGCTATAAATGCAAGGAAGTCTGTGTGGACGTTGAGAGTAGAGGCCTGGACCCAGGACCGACTCACTGATTTAAGAAAGGTAAGTAAGAATGAAAACGAAAGAAAAGACCAATTTCATAAGCCCAAAGAAAAACCAATTTCATAGGACCCTCTTCTGACCAAAAAGTAACTTATGTACCTCACAGAAGATTTGCAAACCAAAATTGGTGTAGAGAGAATTAAAACAATCCGTTATTCTATTACCCAAAGTAACAACTTTTTATCGTTGTGGGtactacatacacacataaatgcaaatgtatttatatactttttaaaatttacttgaacAAAGACTGCTTTTGAGgatcatattctttaaaaaggaacttcTCTTAATTGCACTGACATTCACAGGTGGTGGATTCTGAATGGCTGATGCCGATTGGTGGACACCCTGGAGAAGCTGAAGTCTTGGAGccttcccccgccctcccctccactctcttctgttttcttattcacGTCCTTT
The window above is part of the Panthera tigris isolate Pti1 chromosome X, P.tigris_Pti1_mat1.1, whole genome shotgun sequence genome. Proteins encoded here:
- the LOC102960468 gene encoding putative testis-expressed protein 13C — translated: MAVDFGDHASGFRHTEVIRFINDEVLTNGGGPDFYAALRSRPWDEVEERLRTVLADPQVPRATKRACAWSALALSVRVGARQREQQERQARRLQSQVEERETAAWALASELQRLRGERESAVAQLRSTQAALRQTLVECDALRGRLLQVERASRVVPLARERVPGPPAEQLGAIAWPRNADVVARGLRSRLYFEARVPAPVAVLYVPGPPSPWAQAVQPALPVPVRYLLPFRAPFPVGFPVSPPLPPVVVMDAEAAVVPHQMPPLGIGPPGPRAAVGYQEGMVPRWDQRSCSQAEGPAILQSAVPLRDVRSLSQEGPQWPQGMVPVRDSWSQSQSQEEDPENTQEVVPLGDSWSHSQQEDPERAQGTVPVGESRSHNQEEGPERAQGVVPAGDSRSQSQEEGLGWAKGMATLGDGWRQSQEDRAKRAWGMVPVGESWSHSQQEDQEVLQGVVPLGESWTQSQREGPENPQGMVTLWGSWSQSREEGPGWAQGMVPVGDSWSHSQEEDREMPQGVVLLRDSWSLSQEDDLGRPQGMVSFGDSWSQSRKEGSERPWGVVLLKDNQGQSQEEGPENPQEMVPFGDSWSLSQEEGPAKAQGMVPFGGSWGLSQEEGSGRSQEMVTFGASKMNSREEDPERPREMVPLGASGRHNQEEDPKRPQVMVPLGASRDHSQEEGPKRPQGMAPLVASRSSSHEEDPERPQEMLSLGASGNYSQVEGPRRPQGTGDRRRHSQEESPKRYPPGFRRSHSLEEGLQRPQAPPQGDSRSCGVRESPMKQQPQGQKAKQPKGKKALGLLHQEKSASGCGPESWECPRCKAMNFSWRKACYKCKEVCVDVESRGLDPGPTH